The following are encoded together in the Humulus lupulus chromosome 5, drHumLupu1.1, whole genome shotgun sequence genome:
- the LOC133779898 gene encoding uncharacterized protein LOC133779898 has product MEKFYESQQSQLLEQRALESQITPPPSMNKQHSLSPQLEPCKGKDQPSSSQTLSTSSTSLKEVQKSPIQFEMPKDAPKSVKAVLLAVRLYEPSHTFQIAMDPEILDSDQYLFISPEDVIHLGTMTEIGAPCITFWIRILHRKLEKANRAQYFRFFHPTLALDSCQTQNVISMANHLEDTETGQFWLLPIHIGTFDYYNTSTNRQPKESGITWKSIKCPQQPSNIECGYYVMRYMRGFCMNSRPINWLITHCKEKMKDYTKQNIDQIRVEWADEFIELVD; this is encoded by the exons ATGGAGAAGTTCTATGAATCACAACAAAGTCAATTATTAGAACAAAGAGCATTAGAGTCACAAATCACACCTCCTCCATCAATG AATAAACAACATAGTCTTTCACCGCAACTGGAGCCATGTAAAGGAAAAGATcaaccttcttcttcacaaactctCAGTACATCCTCCACAAGTTTAAAGGAAGTGCAAAAATCTCCAATTCAATTTGAGATGCCCAAGGATGCTCCAAAGAGTGTAAAAGCTGTATTACTAGCTGTTAGACTTTATGAACCTTCACACACATTTCAGATTGCCATGGACCCAGAAATTTTGGATAGTGATCAATACTTATTTATTTCACCTGAAGATGTGATTCACCTAGGCACCATGACAGAGATTGGAGCTCCTTGTATAACATTTTGGATCAG GATCTTACATCGAAAGTTGGAAAAAGCAAATCGAGCACAATATTTTCGTTTCTTTCATCCAACTTTGGCTTTGGATTCGTGTCAAACACAAAATGTAATATCAATGGCAAATCACTTGGAAGACACAGAAACAGGACAATTTTGGTTGCTTCCTATTCATATTGG gACTTTTGATTACTACAATACCTCCACAAATAGGCAACCAAAAGAGTCTGGTATTACATGGAAATCTATAAAG TGTCCTCAACAACCATCGAATATTGAGTGTGGATATTATGTAATGAGATATATGCGTGGCTTTTGCATGAATTCTAGACCTATCAATTGGTTAATTACTCAT TGCAAAGAGAAGATGAAAGATTACACAAAACAAAATATTGATCAAATCCGAGTGGAGTGGGCTGACGAATTCATAGAATTGGTTGACTAA